The Desulfurispira natronophila genome includes a region encoding these proteins:
- a CDS encoding metallophosphoesterase family protein has protein sequence MNVLAVGDMHLGRRPSRLPEPLQGQVRQLGPAGTWNRLVESALDYGVDAVLLAGDVVESSRDFFEAHRLLQQGIQRLEQAGVAVIAVAGNHDVHVLPRLAHEISGFRLLGQQGQWESTSLSASGEQLTVWGWSFPRPSFPTSPLAGVTFERSEGVQLGLLHGDRDQPGSPYAPFSSGELNASNLDGWLLGHIHKPDLLSASNPSGYLGSIAGLDPGEPGPHGPWLLRIEAGAIRHIEHWPLARLRWESLEVDVTGITDCLDLRPRILEAVRQLDQQLVAEPWPPQAVGLRLTISGQSPPGLLSPDLLSVEDRECIHQGTDSTHYFVEKVMLAIRPPVALEELAQRRDPVGLLARRMVLLDAPPENPERQQLLQQTRQQLAASAQDARWSALAPSEPDDVGTAHWLRQSGLALLEQMLAQQEQAP, from the coding sequence ATGAATGTCCTGGCTGTGGGAGATATGCACTTGGGGCGCCGTCCTTCCCGGCTTCCCGAGCCTCTGCAGGGGCAGGTGCGACAATTGGGCCCCGCTGGTACCTGGAATCGCCTGGTGGAGTCAGCCCTGGACTACGGTGTAGACGCAGTGCTGTTGGCAGGTGATGTGGTGGAGTCGTCCCGGGATTTTTTTGAAGCCCATCGCCTTTTGCAGCAAGGTATTCAGCGCCTGGAGCAGGCGGGGGTAGCCGTTATCGCTGTCGCCGGCAACCACGATGTGCATGTACTCCCTCGTTTGGCTCACGAGATCAGCGGATTTCGCCTGTTGGGGCAGCAAGGTCAGTGGGAATCCACATCTCTCAGCGCCTCTGGTGAGCAGTTAACAGTCTGGGGGTGGTCCTTTCCCCGTCCCTCTTTTCCCACAAGCCCTCTGGCGGGGGTGACGTTTGAGCGCTCCGAGGGGGTACAGCTGGGACTGCTTCACGGTGATCGGGATCAACCAGGCAGTCCTTACGCTCCCTTCAGCAGTGGCGAGCTGAATGCCAGCAACCTCGATGGCTGGTTGCTGGGACATATTCACAAGCCCGACCTCCTCAGCGCCTCGAATCCCAGCGGGTACCTTGGTTCCATCGCGGGGCTGGATCCTGGTGAGCCAGGCCCCCACGGCCCCTGGTTGCTGCGCATTGAAGCGGGCGCCATTCGCCACATTGAGCACTGGCCCTTGGCTCGCCTGCGTTGGGAATCCCTGGAAGTCGATGTCACCGGCATAACCGATTGCCTGGATCTGCGCCCACGCATACTGGAGGCCGTGCGCCAGTTGGATCAACAATTGGTGGCAGAGCCCTGGCCTCCCCAGGCAGTGGGTTTGCGTCTCACCATCAGTGGCCAGAGTCCGCCTGGATTGCTGAGCCCTGACTTGCTTTCTGTCGAAGATCGCGAGTGCATTCATCAGGGAACCGACAGTACCCACTACTTTGTGGAGAAGGTCATGCTGGCAATTCGCCCACCAGTGGCCTTGGAGGAGTTAGCCCAGCGGCGCGATCCAGTGGGATTATTGGCCCGGCGCATGGTGTTGCTGGACGCCCCGCCGGAAAATCCGGAGCGTCAACAGCTACTGCAACAGACTCGCCAGCAACTGGCCGCATCGGCGCAGGATGCTCGCTGGAGCGCTCTGGCGCCATCTGAGCCTGATGATGTCGGCACGGCCCACTGGCTGCGCCAGTCCGGATTGGCCCTGCTGGAACAGATGCTGGCCCAACAGGAGCAAGCGCCATGA